A genomic stretch from Setaria viridis chromosome 1, Setaria_viridis_v4.0, whole genome shotgun sequence includes:
- the LOC117863124 gene encoding auxin response factor 8 — protein sequence MITFADLTEPAAAGADRCVDRQLWLACAGGMCTVPPVGASVYYFPQGHAEHALGLAGAADLSAARIPALVPCRVAAVRYMADQDTDEVFARIRLVPLRAGEADAGLEDDPAADDEQEKPASFAKTLTQSDANNGGGFSVPRYCAETIFPRLDYAADPPVQTVVAKDVHGAAWKFRHIYRGTPRRHLLTTGWSTFVNQKKLVAGDSIVFLRGDGGDLHVGIRRAKRGFCGAGGGGGGGEEALPMPGWDHYAGMMRGNVSPCGSAKARGKVRPEDVAEAARLASAGQPFEVVYYPRASTPEFCVRVASVRAAMRVQWSPGMRFKMAFETEDSTRISWFMGTVAGVQVADPIRWPQSPWRLLQVTWDEPDLLQNVKRVSPWLVELVSSIPAIHLASFSPPRKKPRIPAYPEFPFEGQLLNPAFPPTPLSHGHHGHHYLHTHPSFFPFPDGSAPAAIQGARHAQFVPPLSDLHLTHLQSSLLYPGLRRPDHVGRAAPIPARISTDLTIGGAPARDDMSCALSIGADKKQPGGAKPAGLVLFGRTILTEQQMSLSGSAGATSPAATGNGYMNWNADKGPNASEGSGSGVIQNSPTKNASSSERPPWFTELAGLEPGQCKVFVESDTVGRNLDLSALGSFDELYGRLSEMFCIDSAELRSRVLYRGAAGDVKHAGDEPFSVFVKSARRITILTDAGSDNLGS from the exons ATGATCACGTTCGCAGACCTGACggagccggccgcggccggcgccgacCGATGCGTGGACCGGCAGCTGTGGCTGGCCTGCGCGGGCGGGATGTGCACCGTGCCTCCCGTGGGCGCCAGCGTCTACTACTTCCCGCAGGGCCACGCGGAGCATGCGCTCGGCCTCGCCGGTGCGGCCGACCTCTCCGCGGCTCGCATCCCGGCGCTGGTCCcctgccgcgtcgccgccgtgcgATACATGGCCGACCAGGACACCGACGAGGTCTTCGCCAGGATCCGCCTCGTCCCGCTCCGCGCCGGGGAGGCGGACGCCGGCCTCGAGGACGACCCCGCCGCGGACGACGAGCAGGAGAAGCCGGCGTCGTTCGCCAAGACGCTGACGCAGTCCGACGCCAacaacggcggcggcttctccgTGCCGAGGTACTGCGCGGAGACCATCTTCCCGCGGCTCGACTACGCCGCCGACCCGCCTGTGCAGACCGTCGTCGCCAAGGACGTGCACGGGGCCGCGTGGAAGTTCCGCCACATCTACCGTGGCACGCCGCGCCGGCACCTGCTCACCACGGGGTGGAGCACGTTCGTCAACCAGAAGAAGCTCGTCGCGGGCGACTCCATCGTGTTcctccgcggcgacggcggggacctccacgtcggcatccgccgCGCCAAGCGTGGGttctgcggcgccggcgggggcgggggcggaggcgaggaAGCACTCCCGATGCCCGGGTGGGACCACTACGCGGGCATGATGCGAGGCAATGTGAGCCCGTGCGGGTCCGCCAAGGCGCGGGGCAAGGTCCGCCCGGAAGACGTGGCTGAGGCAGCGAGGCTGGCGAGCGCCGGCCAGCCGTTCGAGGTGGTGTACTACCCGCGCGCGAGCACGCCGGAGTTCTGCGTGCGCGTCGCGTCGGTCCGCGCGGCGATGCGGGTTCAGTGGTCGCCGGGGATGCGGTTCAAGATGGCGTTCGAGACCGAGGACTCCACCCGGATCAGCTGGTTCATGGGCACCGTCGCCGGCGTCCAGGTCGCTGACCCCATCCGCTGGCCTCAGTCGCCATGGCGCCTCCTTCAG GTGACCTGGGACGAGCCGGACCTCCTGCAGAACGTGAAGCGGGTGAGCCCGTGGCTGGTGGAGCTCGTCTCGAGCATTCCGGCCATCCACCTCGCCTCCTTCTCGCCGCCGCGGAAGAAGCCACGCATCCCGGCGTacccggagttccccttcgagGGACAGCTCCTCAACCCGGCATTCCCGCCCACCCCACTGTCGCacggccaccacggccaccactACCTCCACACCCACCCGTCCTTCTTCCCGTTCCCGGACGGCAGTGCTCCTGCAGCCATACAGGGAGCCAGGCATGCGCAATTTGTTCCACCTTTATCAGATCTCCACCTTACCCACCTGCAGTCGAGCCTGCTGTACCccggcctccgccgtcccgATCACGTCGGTCGGGCGGCTCCCATCCCGGCAAGAATCAGCACCGACCTGACcatcggcggcgcgccggcgcgcgaCGACATGTCGTGCGCGCTGTCCATCGGCGCCGACAAGAAGCAGCCCGGCGGCGCCAAGCCGGCGGGGCTAGTGCTGTTCGGGCGAACCATACTGACCGAGCAGCAGATGAGCCTCAGCGGCTCCGCCGGCGCGACCTCTCCGGCGGCGACCGGGAACGGCTACATGAACTGGAACGCCGACAAGGGCCCCAACGCCTCGGAGGGCTCGGGCTCCGGCGTCATCCAGAACAGCCCGACCAAGAacgcgtcgtcgtcggagcGGCCTCCGTGGTTCACCGAGCTTGCCGGGCTGGAGCCCGGGCAGTGCAAGGTGTTCGTCGAGTCCGACACGGTCGGCCGCAACCTCGACCTCTCGGCGCTGGGATCGTTCGACGAGCTCTACGGCCGCCTGTCCGAGATGTTCTGTATCGACAGCGCGGAGCTGCGGAGCCGCGTGCTCtaccgcggcgccgccggcgacgtgaAGCACGCCGGCGATGAGCCGTTCAG CGTTTTCGTCAAGTCGGCACGGAGGATCACCATTCTAACCGACGCTGGGAGCGACAACCTAGGGAGCTAA